Proteins co-encoded in one Solea senegalensis isolate Sse05_10M linkage group LG8, IFAPA_SoseM_1, whole genome shotgun sequence genomic window:
- the lhx1a gene encoding LIM/homeobox protein Lhx1: MVHCAGCERPILDRFLLNVLDRAWHVKCVQCCECKCNLTEKCFSREGRLYCKNDFFRRFGTKCGGCSQGISPSDLVRRARSKVFHLNCFTCMMCNRQLSTGEELYIIDENKFVCKDDYINNTSVKDTNLLSVTACSDPSLSPDSQDQLQDDVVLKETEIAALSDKETVNNENDDQNLGGKRRGPRTTIKAKQLETLKAAFAATPKPTRHIREQLAQETGLNMRVIQVWFQNRRSKERRMKQLSALGARRHAFFRSPRRMRTLVDRLEPGELIPNGPFSYYGDYQSEYYGPGGNYDFFPQGPPSSQAQTPVDLPFVPSSGPTGTPLGGMDHPLPGHHPSSEVQRFSDIMSHHPGDSPSPEPGIPGPLHSISSEVFGPNPPFTSLSLNGSGYNNHLSHPPSEMNEGTVW; this comes from the exons ATGGTCCACTGCGCCGGCTGCGAGAGGCCTATCCTGGACCGCTTTCTGCTCAACGTGCTGGACAGAGCCTGGCACGTCAAGTGCGTGCAATGCTGCGAGTGCAAGTGCAATTTGACTGAGAAATGCTTCTCACGGGAAGGAAGACTGTACTGCAAGAACGATTTCTTTAG GCGGTTTGGTACGAAGTGTGGCGGTTGTTCGCAGGGAATCTCTCCGAGCGACTTGGTGCGAAGAGCCCGCAGCAAAGTGTTCCACCTCAACTGCTTCACCTGCATGATGTGCAATAGACAACTGTCCACCGGCGAGGAGCTCTACATCATAGACGAGAACAAATTTGTCTGCAAAGACGATTATATCAACAACACCAGTGTAAAGGACACCAACCTCCTCTCAG TAACGGCGTGCAGCGACCCGAGCTTATCACCGGACTCTCAGGACCAGCTCCAGGACGATGTGGTCCTGAAGGAGACGGAGATCGCCGCGCTGTCCGACAAAGAGACGGTGAACAACGAGAACGACGACCAGAACCTCGGCGGGAAGAGACGCGGCCCGCGCACCACCATCAAGGCCAAGCAGCTGGAGACGCTGAAGGCGGCGTTCGCGGCCACGCCGAAACCCACCAGGCACATCAGGGAGCAGCTGGCGCAGGAGACCGGCCTCAACATGAGGGTCATCCAG gtttgGTTCCAGAATCGACGTTCCAAAGAGAGACGCATGAAGCAGCTGAGCGCACTGGGCGCCAGGAGGCACGCGTTTTTCCGCAGCCCGAGGCGGATGAGGACGCTGGTGGACCGACTGGAGCCCGGGGAGCTCATTCCTAACGGGCCCTTCTCCTACTATGGAG ATTATCAAAGTGAGTACTACGGCCCAGGAGGGAATTATGACTTCTTTCCTCAGGGGCCTCCATCGTCGCAGGCCCAGACCCCAGTCGACCTACCCTTCGTGCCCTCCTCAGGCCCCACAGGCACCCCCCTCGGCGGTATGGACCACCCCCTGCCGGGCCACCACCCCTCCAGTGAGGTGCAGCGCTTCTCTGATATCATGTCCCACCACCCAGGAGACTCTCCCAGCCCGGAGCCTGGAATCCCAGGGCCCCTGCACAGCATCTCCTCTGAGGTGTTTGGCCCAAATCCACCCTTTACCTCACTGTCACTGAATGGCAGCGGATACAACAACCACCTGTCCCACCCGCCCTCAGAAATGAACGAGGGCACCGTGTGGTAG